A window of the Microtus pennsylvanicus isolate mMicPen1 chromosome 4, mMicPen1.hap1, whole genome shotgun sequence genome harbors these coding sequences:
- the LOC142848790 gene encoding serpin B9-like: MNTLSEANGTFAIHLLKILCQNNPSKNVCYSPVSVSSALAMVLLGAKGDTAVQISQTLGLNTEEDIHQGFQWLLRNLNKPEKKYLLRMANRIFADSTCELPPTYKESCLQFYHSELEQLSFAKDPEESRKHINTWVSKQTEGKIPELLSDGSVDSETRLVLVNALYFKGKWHQQFYKESTREMPFKINQSEKRPVQMMYQEDTFNHAYVNEVQAQVLVMPYEGLELSFVVLLPDDGVDLSQVENNLTFEKLTAWTKPDYMKTINMKVFLPKFKLEEDYKMESVFQHLRRMDVLQGSKADSSAMSPEKDLCLSKFVHKSVVEVNEEGTEAAAASAFISYFCACKPDLTFRADRPFLFFIRHNETNSLLFCGRFSSP; encoded by the exons ATGAACACTCTGTCTGAAGCAAACGGCACCTTTGCCATCCACCTTTTAAAGATCCTTTGTCAGAACAACCCTTCGAAAAATGTATGTTACTCTCCTGTGAGCGTCTCCTCTGCTCTAGCTATGGTCCTCTTGGGGGCGAAGGGAGACACCGCAGTCCAGATATCACAG ACACTTGGTTTAAACACAGAAGAAGACATTCATCAGGGCTTCCAGTGGCTTCTAAGAAACCTGaacaagccagaaaaaaaatacttgcttaGAATGGCCAATAGGATCTTTGCAGACAGCACTTGTGAATTACCCCCA ACCTATAAGGAGTCCTGTCTTCAGTTCTATCACTCGGAGCTGGAGCAGCTGTCCTTTGCCAAAGATCCAGAGGAGTCCAGGAAGCACATAAACACGTGGGTCTCCAAACAGACTGAAG GGAAAATTCCAGAGTTGTTGTCAGATGGTTCAGTTGATtcagagaccaggctggttctTGTCAACGCCTTATATTTCAAAGGAAAGTGGCATCAACAGTTTTACAAAGAAAGCACAAGGGAAATGCCCTTTAAAATAAACCAG AGTGAGAAAAGACCAGTGCAGATGATGTATCAGGAAGACACATTTAACCACGCCTACGTGAATGAAGTACAGGCACAGGTGCTGGTGATGCCCTATGAGGGCCTGGAGCTGAGCTTTGTGGTCCTGCTCCCGGATGATGGTGTGGACCTCAGCCAG GTGGAAAACAATCTCACCTTTGAGAAGTTAACAGCCTGGACCAAACCAGACTATATGAAGACAATTAATATGAAGGTTTTCCTTCCAAAATTTAAATTggaagaggattataaaatggagtccgtatttcagcacttgagaaggATGGATGTCTTGCAAGGAAGCAAGGCTGATTCATCAGCAATGTCTCCAGAGAAAGACCTATGTCTGTCCAAGTTTGTTCACAAGAGTGTTGTGGAGGTCAATGAAGAAGGCACCGAAGCTGCAGCAGCCTCGGCCTTCATAAGTTATTTCTGTGCATGTAAACCTGACCTAACATTCCGTGCAGACCGCCCCTTCCTGTTCTTCATCAGGCACAATGAAACCAATAGCCTCCTGTTCTGTGGCAGGTTCTCCTCTCCATAG
- the LOC142848789 gene encoding serpin B9-like codes for MNTLSEANGTFAIHLLKILCQNNPSKNVCYSPVSVSSALAMVLLGANGDTAVQISQTLGLNTEEDIHQGFQWLLINLNKPEKKYLLRMANRIFADNTCELPPTYKESCLQFYHSELEQLSFAKDPEESRKHINTWVSKQTEGKIPELLSDGSVDSETRLVLVNALYFKGKWHQQFYKESTREMPFKINQSEKRPVQMMYQEDTFNHAYMNEVQAQVLVMPYEGLELSFVVLLPDDGVDLSQVENNLTFEKLTAWTKPDYMKRIYIKVYLPKFKLEEDYKMESVFQHLRMVDVFQGSKADSSAMSPQKDLCLSKFVHKTVVEVNEEGTEAAAASAIISYDCGLETDLTFRADRPFLFFIKHNETNSLLFCGRFSSP; via the exons ATGAACACTCTGTCTGAAGCAAACGGCACCTTTGCCATCCACCTTTTAAAGATCCTTTGTCAGAACAACCCTTCGAAAAATGTATGTTACTCTCCTGTGAGCGTCTCCTCTGCTCTAGCTATGGTCCTCTTGGGGGCGAATGGAGACACCGCAGTCCAGATATCACAG ACGCTTGGTTTAAACACAGAAGAAGACATTCATCAGGGCTTCCAGTGGCTTCTAATAAACCTGaacaagccagaaaaaaaatacttgcttaGAATGGCCAATAGGATCTTTGCAGACAACACTTGTGAATTACCCCCA ACCTATAAGGAGTCCTGTCTTCAGTTCTATCACTCGGAGCTGGAGCAGCTGTCCTTTGCCAAAGATCCAGAGGAGTCCAGGAAGCACATAAACACGTGGGTCTCCAAACAGACTGAAG GGAAAATTCCAGAGTTGTTGTCAGATGGTTCAGTTGACtcagagaccaggctggttctTGTCAACGCCTTATATTTCAAAGGAAAGTGGCATCAACAGTTTTACAAAGAAAGCACAAGGGAAATGCCCTTTAAAATAAACCAG AGTGAGAAAAGACCAGTGCAGATGATGTATCAGGAAGACACATTTAACCACGCCTACATGAATGAAGTACAGGCACAGGTGCTGGTGATGCCCTATGAGGGCCTGGAGCTGAGCTTTGTGGTCCTGCTCCCGGATGATGGTGTGGACCTCAGCCAG GTGGAAAACAATCTCACCTTTGAGAAGTTAACAGCCTGGACCAAACCAGACTATATGAAGAGAATTTATATAAAGGTTTACCTTCCAAAATTTAAATTggaagaggattataaaatggagtCCGTGTTTCAGCACTTGAGAATGGTAGATGTCTTCCAAGGAAGCAAGGCTGATTCATCAGCAATGTCTCCACAGAAAGACCTATGTCTGTCCAAGTTTGTTCACAAGACTGTTGTGGAGGTCAATGAAGAAGGCACTGAAGCTGCAGCAGCCTCGGCCATCATTAGTTATGACTGTGGCCTTGAAACTGACTTAACATTCCGTGCAGACCGCCCCTTCCTGTTCTTCATCAAGCACAATGAAACCAATAGCCTCCTGTTCTGTGGCAGGTTCTCCTCTCCATAG